Part of the Vicugna pacos chromosome 3, VicPac4, whole genome shotgun sequence genome is shown below.
CTCTGGCACTGTTAAGCCCCTCAGTTGGAGCCGGCGCTCACCCCCACTTCCACCTCACGCCGTGCGCGCAGCTCCTGGCTCGGGTGCCCGGGTAACCAGGGACGCGCGGGAAGCCGGCTGCGCAACGCGAGTGCACCCCGCCCGCCGTAGCTCCTCCTACCCCTTGCAGAAACTGACGCTGAGTGTGCCAGCGGCGCTCTCGGGAGCGGGTCTTTAGCCGGGAAAGCGCGGCTCTCGTGCCGCTCTGGGCTCAGCCAGTGAGAGGCCGGGGGTGTGGTTGAGGGAACACACAGGCCGAGTACTTAGGGCCTCGCTGTGGGTCAGGCCTGGTTTTCTTCGCACTCTGGCGCACGCGTGTCCTCCTCGCCGCAGCCAGGGCGCCCGAGAACGGTCACCTGGCTGCATCATGGTGACCCCCTGCACCACCAGCCCCGTGAGCCCCGCCGCCAGGGCTGGGAGGCGAGACGACCAGAACCTCCGTGCCCCGGTGAAGAAGAGCAGACGTCCACGCCTCCGGAGGAAGCAGCCGCTGCAGCCGCGAAACCCGTGCCCGCTCCCCGGAGACTCCGGCGTTTGCGACCTGTTTGAGTCCCCCAGCTCCGGCTCGGATGGCGCCGACAGCCCCGCGGCGTCCGCGGCGCGAGGCTGCAGCCCCCTACCCGCTCCTGCCCAGCAGCTGGTGCAGCTAGATCTACAGACCTTCCGCGACTACGGTCAGAGCTGCTACGCCTTCCTCAAGGCGCGGGAGAGCCACTTTCACCCGCGGGAGTCTCTGGCGCGGCAGCCACAAGTGAGGCGCCGGTAGAGCTAGCTCTCCACCGccgctcctcttcctctcccggGCTCTCCTTTTCTGCTCTGTCTGCCCTCCGAGGAGCCCAGCTCCTGCCCCCGGTCCGAGCGGGAAGGGGCTTTGGAGGGCCGGGCTACcggcctcattttacagatggagaaaagtGGGGCCTAGACGGCTTAAGCGACCTGCCCGAAGTCTCCAAACTGATTAATAAGGGTACAGTAGAATGCAAAGGAGTTAAGAAGGTTTCTAGGTTCGAGTCTGGACTCCTACTGACCCCAGCCAGTTACTTAACAATTCTAaacttgtttcttcatttgcaaagtgcgggcctcccctgcccccactgaATTGCTGAGAGGATTATAACAGGTAACGTTTACCCGTGCTCCGCACAGCGCTAGGCACAAATCCTGGCGTCCCGGCTCCTAGCCCCGCCTGTGCTCTTTCCGCAGCAGTGCTGCTCACGTGTTTCCTCCCAATTGCCAGGGCGTTTAGGTTTTCCTCTTTTTGCCTGCCTCTCTCCGGGAATGCTCCCTGGGTCTTCTCGGACTGTTCCTTCCGCAGCTCCTCTCAGCCCTAGGCTTAGCCGGcccgccttcctcctccctctggcAGGTGACGGCGGAATCCCGCTGTAAGCTGCTCAGCTGGCTGATCCCCGTGCACCGCCAGTTCGGCCTCTCCTTCGAGTCACTGTGCCTGACGGTGAACACTCTGGACCGCTTCCTTATCACCACGCCTGTGGCTGCAGACTGCTTCCAGCTGCTCGGGGTCACGTCTCTGCTCATCGCTTGCAAACAGGTACCTCCACGCGGGGTCTAGGGGGCAGCCAAACTCTAAGCCAGTCTCTGGCTGCTCGGCTTTCCAGCGCACACGACTGAGTGCTGGGTTCCCTGAACTCATTTTAGCAGACGTTTGCAACCTCACACACTCCACAGTTTTAGCTTCACAGTTCCCTCACAAGCTAACAGTCCTTTCACCCAGCCCCCAAAGAAATAGGCCGGTCTCAACAGCTTTCTGTAGTCCTTCTAGTCTAGTCttcgaaaaaaaaaatcttcaaaatttctccaacctGTTTTCAGCTGGACGGAAGTTAAAGAAAATGTGCTGAAGTACACCCCAGATGAGTGGAAGTATGGAGAGGCGAAGCCCCAGATATCTCACTGGAAGGGATAGAGGGAGTCCTGGTTTTCTACCAGGTTTGAAACTGGGTGGGCCTCGGACCTGAATGCTGCGCAGCGGGGGCTGAGCACCCCTGTTTTACAGGTGGAGGTGCACCCGCCGCGCGTGAAGCAgctcctggccctgtgctgcGGCGCCTTCTCCCGTCAGCAGCTCTGCAACCTTGAGTGCATCGTGCTGCACAAACTGCACTTCAGCCTGGGCGCGCCGACCATCAGTTTCTTCCTGGAGCATTTCACACACGCGCGCGTGGAGGCCGGGCAGGCCCAGATCTCCGAAGCCCTGGAGGCGCAAGCCCTGGCGCGCGGTGTGGCGGAGCTGAGCCTGGCTGACTACGCTTTCAGCAGCTACACCCCCTCCCTGCTGGCCATCTGTTGCTTGGCGCTGGCAGACCGTATGCTGCAGCTCCCACGCCCGCTGGACTTGCGCCTGGGTGGGCACTGCGAGGAGGCGCTAGAGGACTGCCTGGGCAAGCTGCAGCTACTGGTGGCCATAAACGGAACCTCTCTGACTCACATGCTGCCCTTCCAGATCTCTGAGAAGTGCAGCCTGTCCTCGAGCTTGAAATAAAGTAGACCCTTGGTTTCCTTTGATCCCCTAGCCTGGCTGCTGGACCTCTCCCATCGTTTTGAAAGAGTGCAGTATTGGCCCACAGAAAGGGGTTCAAGGCTCCCACTTGGTCACCAGGTCATCTTACAGGTTGTAATTAGTGTACAATAGTAGAGTCTCATTGTTTGTTTTGCCGAGAGCGCACGAGAGAAGAGCCATCTTTCCCCGATAAACAGGCGGTCTGTCGTGGTTTGTCTGAAAGCTGCTATTGTGAGCATTTTTGTTCGATGGAAGGGAAGGTGAAGGCAGTCCCGGAACAGAGGCAGTAACAACCAAggggtcctccctccctccaggtccACTCTGTAGTTAGCACTCTGTGTAGGAACATCAGATCTGGCATGGTCCTGGTCACCACAGTTCCAGTTCCAGGGTCACTTGTAGGCATGTAACCCATGACCCTCCTGTCAGGAGGCTGAGGACTGCTTATCCCCAGAGATCCAAAGGTGTTGGGGGTGTGAGGTTGAATAGAGCTCACAGCAATCCATGCTGTCTAGAGAGGCCAGAGTGCAGCCCCTGGTGCAGGCGATGCCTCGATACCTCAGGAAAGCATTGGGGACCCCTCAGGCTCACTAACTAAAGCAAGCAAGAGCTACCCTGACAACTGCCAGATGCAGAAAATGAAGGCTTTGCAGGCAGTTATGGCCATTGCAAGTCAAGCCCATCTATCCTGCAATCACGTGATTGAAGAGTTCTCACTTGTCTTACACTTGCTCATGTGAGCCTGGGGAAGCAACAGCACACTAGTAATCCTGGCTATCATTTAATGCTTATACGTAAAGACACTGTGTTCAGGATTTGTTATTTCAGTGCTTCAACAATTCTGAGTCAGAATCTATTATCCCAGTTTTCACAGAAGGACACTGggccacagagaagttaaatgacaaTGGAGCAGCCAAGATTTGAAGGCAGGTGATTGAGTCCAGAGTCCCACCCTTTGCCACCTGCTCAACTTACCCCACTTACAGATTTCTGGATATGCTCATAAAACCCTCTTCCCGAGTTAGGTATGGGACAAGTGACCTATTTAGTGCCCTCCATTCAATAGGGACTATAGAGAACATATTTGGAGAGCCAGTACACTCCCTGCCTCCAGTTATGTTACAGgagtcattttacagatgggaaaagtgaatcaagaaatgGGACAGAGGCAGGCTGGAGTTTTGGAGTTCATAGCTGTCCTGTCATCTTCATTTTCACTGTTGTGAATCTGCAGTAGGCCCTGAATCTCAGCTCTGTCACCTCCAGCaaattttttaacttctctaagccCAATAGGCAACTGATACCCTGGCTGTTGGGAAGCTTAAATGAGATTGCTTTGAGGTGGTTTCAAGTAGTGATTAAACATGCAGGCTCTAGAATCAATTTGCTGGGTGAGCTTAAGCAAGTCACATGTCTATGCCTAAGTCTCTTCTgtaaaaatgggaataacagtaGCATTTACCTGGTAGTGTAGATGTAAGAATTTAATGAGATCTTCTCTACAAATCCCTCAGCACAAGTCCTGGCACAAAGCAATTCTTCAAAAAGGCTGGTGTCAGCCTGTACAATGATGGGGACGGGTTACACAGAAAAAACATGGAGAAAGAGATAAAGCAAATATAGCAAATTGTTAACAATGTTATTGTTGTTCACTGTACTGTTCTTTCAATTCTGTATGGttgaaaaaacataataaaaagattttgggggaaaaattcaGTCATGTTTTAGTGCATTTAGAATAAGCCTGCGATGTATGACAAATggcacaaataaaaagcaaacaaactcaaAGGAAATGTAGAGAAACGTCCTTGCACTTCTCTTCACTTGCACCCTCCAAGTACTCTCCAGAGCCAAGAACGCCTTCCTCTAGGCACCTTGGACCCTTTTGTTCCAGATATGCTGATATGCTAAGCGCACCAGGAACTTTCTCCTCCTTGGTTCAGGGAAAGGGAAGTGGTGATCCCCAAGCCGTGTGAGGAAAAACTGGTCTATGATGGTGAAAAGTAGGAGGTGGAAGATCATATCATCTATCCCAAGTTCCAAAATATCTGGAGCCCTAAGTCTGGCTGTTAGGGGGTGGGGAACCTCTGCaaaagaatgactttgggaggagTTATCTCCACCAGCTTTTACTCCATCACTCAGTCAAGCTTGTTATGGGTGATTTGGTTCCAGAATCATCCAGACTAGTTGTTGTATAATCAAGCTATTCCTGCTCTTGTTGCCATAGATAATCTActgtatatttaaatgtataatgTCCATATTTTTCTACTCCAATTTGGAACTCAATGAAAATGGGCCTATTTTGGAAAATCTGTGATGTCTCCATGTGTAGAGATCTCCCCAAAACTCAGCTAAGAACTCCCCTACTCCTTTTACAGACTGGGAAGTTATTAAGGATAGGAGTGGGGGATGGAGTGGCTGGTGGCCAGGCTACTCAGGAACCATAGGAGGCAGGAGACAGAGCCAGGAACAGGCTGTGGGAGGCTATAGATGCAGCTGAATAGGCtcctttaaacaacaacaaaattaatttattcaCACCAAGCACCAGTCACATCTCATCTTCACAGCAACTCCATTGAAGTCAGTGTTATGTTTTTCCAGAACTGGGCTCACGGACCTGGTGGAGCCAAGTTCTAACCCTAAAGCTAGAGCTCTTTCCTCACCATCAGAAGTACCACACCAACTTTAGCTGGCTGATCTCACTTCACCTGGGTCCCTGGCATCTATAGATGGGTCAGAGAGTTTCTGAGTCAAACTGTATCATTGGATTACTCTCCATTACTGTTATGGTTATCTTATTTATTAATCCAAATAATAGGTGCAAATAAAAGAGGATCATGCACTTTCACTATTCCTACTGGGTATAAGGCACCAAGAAGGTGCCCGATAGGCAGTCAAAAGATTTCAATTTCAGATGATTGTCCAAACTGGATGGATATAAGCGTGGTCCTGAGAGAGGCAGACTCCTCACTCAGGGATCTGGAGATGCCCCTTCCTGGGAGAGGCTTCAGGCTTGGGAAGGGCAGTCAAGTTTGCGGCAGAGCAATCGAGGCGCTTGTACAGAGGACGGCCAGATGCTTCGAGGGACAGCCGAGACTTCCGGAGGAGAGACCCGGGGTTTTAGGGGATTTGGGGCTGTCCACTGTGTCGTTTTTAGAAACTGAAGGGGAGTTTGTAGATGTCACTTTTTCTTAATTGCCCCTCTTTAAAATGCTGAGCTCAGGCGCTGCTACCCGGGAAAGTGCAGGGCTAAGAGTATGGAGGAGGCTCTAGGCACCAGACCAAGTGAGACCAAGTGGAAGGCAAGACCAAGAGTCCTCCCTAACCTTGGGAGAAGGTGCTTCTGTAATCTTGGGCTGTCTGGGGGAGTCTCCATCCTTCAGGGCGGAGCAAATGCTGGAGTCTGGCTTTGGCGATTGACACAGTTTATTTCGTGCCTTGCGGCTGGGGTGGGAAGAAAATGTGAATCGTTAACTTTTTCATTCCCGCTGTCCACACGCGGGAAGGCAATACTCAGCGTTAGGGACCAGTAGGGCTGGTccgctcctccttccctcccttcctctggcgCGGCGGGGAGGTGGCGGCGCCAACGCTAGCCAAAAGGGCGCCCGCGGGCCCGAGCCCCGCGCTCGTGGCTCCCGAGGGAAGCCGTGTTGCCAGGTTGTGTTTAACGCCTCCGCCCGCGCACAGATTGTCAAGGGCTGAAGGCGCCACCTCTGGCGCTCAAGCGCGAGCCGCCCCTCCCGCGCCACGATACTCTCTTCACTCGGCCCTCCCTCCCGTACCTCCACAGTCTCCCCTGGCTCCACCCCGGCCACGCGCCTCCCCGACCTCCGGCCGGCTTCAGAGCCTGCAGGCGTCGGGCGGAGCGCAGGGTGCGGGGTCGCCATCCCACCCGAGCCGCGGCTTCCGAGCAGTCGGCGTGGGGCTCCCGGGCCGAAGCGGGTCGGGAGGCAGGATGCAGGCGTGCGGGGGCGCCGCTGCGCGTCGTCGGGCCTTCGACAGCATTTGCCCCAATAGGATGCTGGATCCGCGAGACCGGCCCTTTGGCAAGCCCGGGAAGCTGGAGAGGAAGGTGGGGCCGCGGGCCGGGGCAGGGCGGGGTCCGCACGCTTCGGGTCCTGAGCGCTGACTCGCGCTCACGGTTTCTGTGCTCGGCTAGTACGACCCTCCGCGGAAGTTATTTCCCAGCCGCAGGGGCGGCAGCCCGGTGTCGGTGTACGAGGATCCCCCAGACGCCGAGCCGGCTGCGCTGCCAGGTGAGCCCCTTGGCCCCTGTGCGATCCCTCGGGTTCCTGGCGCTGGGTGGGTGCGGCGCGCGCGGTTCGTAAGAGCTTCTCTCTCAGGGACTTCGACGTCCTGGCAGCTGTGCCAACGGCAAGCCCTTGCAGAGAGGCTTAGGGTTCGCTCAGCGCGTGTCTTTGGTTCTCCCTgcgcagccctcaccaccatagACCTGCAGGACCTCGCTGACTGCTCCTCGTTAATCGGGCCCGACGCGCCGCCTAGTGGTGACTCGGCCGCATTACAGGTACCTCCTCTTCCCGCTAGAGCCTTGCGGCTCTCTTAGCCCAAACTTCGATTCGGGAGTCATTTCTCGAGTTTCCGCTAAGAATAGTCTTGGGTGGGGAGCGCAGGTACTCTGGCTAGCTGGGGAGATGTCCTGCAGGAATCCAAGCCTCAAGGATAGGAACATCCTCCTCCCTCCTAGTATGTTAACGGGGGCCGTGTTCTCAGAGCTGTTTTGACTAACTTGCGCCAGGCAGGCTCACCTGGAGGACTCCCCTGCCAGACAAGTCTCTGGTTCCCCTCCCCGTCTATTCCTTGGAGCTGCGACAAGGCAACGTGGAGATTGCGCACTGCGGCACAAGGCGGGTAGGTGGGAGCAATGTTGCATTCTGGGCACCTGACACTCGTGCagtctgttttcccaacaagcccTTACAGGGCCGTTCATTAACCATTTTCATTCCCTGGATGTCTAAGGAGTGCAGCGATCGGAAGATAATTTCTCAGTCAAGACTGGAATAAACGAAAAGAGTTTACATTTGgaggaagcaggaagaaaaacaaaggtcTCTGGAAGAAATCTTACTGAAAACTTTCCTCTCTGCAGAGATAGCCCTTCAGCAGTTGAGCAATTTAAGGGCCTTTTCACCCCTCCAAAGACTACTGTCACAACCCTCATGGGGCAAAGAGGCATCCCCCCCACTTACTATTATCCCACTTCTACCGCTTGCCAGAGCTGACACTGCCAGGCAGATGATGGATGGCATCATCTGAGGCCTGGTGCCCAGAAGGACAGGAGATCCTAGTTAGATGCAACCTGCAGGAAGAGTGTAAGTTCCAGCTTCCTGGAAGCAGTTGCTGAGGATATGAAATTTCACAGTACAGAACTCTCCAGAGGATATGACCACCCCCCACAATTAGGGTCGGTGGTGGAGCAAAGCTTCCCAGGGCCTTCTCTAAGTGCTTCTTAGAACTGGGATAGAGTCCTAGACTCAGGGCAGGTGGTCAACGAGAGCAGAGATTGTTAAGGGAGGAGGTGAGAGTAGGCATTGCCCTGCAGGGGCCATTCTATTATTCTATTATTCTTTTTAGATCTGGATCCTCAAATAAGATAAGACAACCTGAGCATCTTTCAACTGGCCCAGAGGGCTACATCACTCCCTTACTCCAACATGTTTATTTTGCATGTAACAAAAACCAAGTAGGTTTGTGCTGAATTTTTGCTTATTGTATAGAGAGCATAAATTTGACATCATATTCTgggttagtcttttttttttctttctcctgtctGTGTTGGATAaatgcaagtttttaaaaaatctaattggAAGATAGGATTAAAAGTTTCAAGGACAGAGCTCATGCCAGATGGCCCAAGAGGTCCAGAACTTGTCctggggaaggcagagctggTGCAGGGGGAAATAGACCCCTAGGGAAAGATTCCAGGGGGAAACCCCTGGCCAGTGCACACTCTGGTCACATTTCCCAGCCTTTTTTCCTCTTGGGAAAGTGGACAGAGAGAGGGAATGCTCTAGCAGTGTTTGAGGTCCATAAAGGGGCAAGACTGGGATAAAACAGGAGGACGTATTTCCTGGGCCCCAATCCCTgagttggcttccagtatcctcaTGGTTAGGGTTCTTCTCAAACCTCTACTAAGAGAGAGACCTTTTAGCCCTTGGAAAATGACTCTCATTTCTGACTCCTTCAACCAGGGCAGAATTCATGCTTTAGGATTCATCTGGGGCCCTCAGTCCTTCCTTTCTAAGCCCCCTTCCCCTAACAGCCTCAGTTCCCAACTAGTGCTAGAAGGGTTCCTGGTTGAAGCTCTCCTCCCTGAGGGAAACAGATACTTGTACATTCTTTGAAGTTAATGTCAGAATAAATTCCTCTTCTCAGAAATATCTGAATTGTAAAGGAGGGCTTTTGGGAGAAGAGTATGATTAAcccaaaggaattttaaaaatccaataatAATGCAATTagttgaatagatatttctgATGCACATATTGGATGCATCCCTCACACCATGCCACTTGAGACACCTCTGTCCCCTTCCCAGTGCTGTCTTCATTGGAAGCCAGGGTTTCCTAAAAGAGAGCTAGAGGCAATGCCGTATAGAGGAGAGAGGACTGAAATAGGCACCAGCATTCTGGGACAGGAACTCCAGTTTCACTATTTCAGAGCTGGGTGGCTCTGGGCAGTTCAatttctctgaacttcagcttCTCCACCAGAGGAGGAGTCACTTCCTGGGCCCTACCTGCTTCCCACATCAGTGTGAAAATTAACAGAGAGACTCGATGCAAAAGAGTTTGTCAACTCAGTCCACGAATTTAGGGACTAAGAAGTTTCCTGGCCTCCAACCCTTTACTGTCTCCTCCCCCTCATGCACCCAGACACACTGCAGGGACTCAGGGGACTGTCCAGTTCAAGACGTTGGAGGTGATCACGCCGTACATAAAAAGTCAATTCCAACTTTTTGAGAAACAGTAGAGCAGCAGGGGCCACGTCTGCTGCGTGCTACAAGAAAAACTTTCCACAGCATCCCTGGCCACTCATACCTTAGTccaccctttcccttcctttacgGGCTGGGGTGGACGTGGTTTAGCTGTGCCTCAGACTTGGGGTATGTGGCCTCGAGTTACTGCTTTGATGACCCTGCACGCCGGCGGGTCTTGGGAGGAAGGACGGAGTGTTCGCTCCTTGGTCCGTGGGAGGTAAGTTGGAGCTGAAGTTGCGCGGGCGCACTAGGAACGCGCGGGAGGCTGCTGGGTGGCTGGAGGCCCGCCAATGAGGCGGCGCGGGGCTGCGCTGGCTGCTGGAGGCTGGGCGCCGGGCAGGTGTGCTACAAGCTCAAGGACGGCCGCCCGACACAGAGCCACGCGCAGTTTCCGGGCCCGGCAGGGCCCTCGCGCCCGGGTCCGCGCTTCTTGAGTCCCTCTCCCCGTCATGGCGGTGCAAGCCTACTGGATACCGTGTCTCAGACAGGGTTTTGATTTTCAGGTATAAGTTTTAGCTGCGAACCTGAGTGCATGCAGACCCACCGCCGAGCCGGGGAGGATAACTGTCGGACTAGGAAATGTTCCAGACTTCACATTAACTAGTTTACACCTCTGGTTTATTTCAGAACCATTCCTTGCCAACGGCAGCTGACTTCGATCTGCAGGATTTCAGAGACACGGTGGATGATCTTATAGCAGGCAAGTGCAGTCTCTTTGCAGTTTAACAGCAGGGGTATCCTCCACTCCTCAAATCAGACTAGTCCAGATTTCGTGGTTGTGAAGGTGGTAAACTCAGCTCCTGTCAACGACTCGCCAGCAACTCATCAAAGGGTCAGGCTCTTCCATATTTAGGGCACCCCCCCTTCCTAATGAAGATGATGTATCTATTGCTGGATCTATTGCACTTTCTCAGTTTACCCGTGTGAGTTCTGGGTGAGGGAGCCCTACGCTGTGATGTGGTCAGGAAGCTGCAGAGTAAAGGATTTGTACCACTTCAGGCAAGTTTGCCCTGGCCACCGTGGCGATTCAGTCCAGATCATCTCAAcaggcatttattgagcacctgctctgtacGTACAGGATATCAAGAAGAGTCTGGGGATCGTAGGAATTGCAGAGTGAGgggtactttatttaaaaaaaaaatctccacacAAACCCTACATTCCGGAGCGGCATTTT
Proteins encoded:
- the CCNO gene encoding cyclin-O, which codes for MVTPCTTSPVSPAARAGRRDDQNLRAPVKKSRRPRLRRKQPLQPRNPCPLPGDSGVCDLFESPSSGSDGADSPAASAARGCSPLPAPAQQLVQLDLQTFRDYGQSCYAFLKARESHFHPRESLARQPQVTAESRCKLLSWLIPVHRQFGLSFESLCLTVNTLDRFLITTPVAADCFQLLGVTSLLIACKQVEVHPPRVKQLLALCCGAFSRQQLCNLECIVLHKLHFSLGAPTISFFLEHFTHARVEAGQAQISEALEAQALARGVAELSLADYAFSSYTPSLLAICCLALADRMLQLPRPLDLRLGGHCEEALEDCLGKLQLLVAINGTSLTHMLPFQISEKCSLSSSLK